A single window of Streptomyces aquilus DNA harbors:
- a CDS encoding MFS transporter, which produces MTPSVGGSLTGARRGTATVFAAQGMAVAAVSTTVPAVEGRLGLSSLAMTALTIALTLAAGAGSFAGLAAVRRWGPVAVMRAAVLTAAATLLSVAWAPGRATAATAYVLFGLALGAIDVSVNTRAATVERHYGRSILSSFYAAWSAAGVAAALLTAGLSRLGWPVPYVLTAHAALVALLALTVRPHALAPTPSSSSARPAPHDEVPGRRVWARLVPFGVVLLVAYVVDSTVSAWSTAYLHQTLGASLAAAPLAYAAYQTGTVTGRAGADLMVRRVGPVAVVRAAALLAAVALTGLAVAPSWPYAVVAACCAGLGVAALTPLCVAAAGRLRPGAPETVLARLNVFNYVGVLVGAGASGGLGATGHFRIAYAIPAALAVTLVLAARFFRPTAPEPPHAGTPRRPDTAHVLSP; this is translated from the coding sequence ATGACGCCATCCGTCGGCGGCTCGCTCACGGGAGCCCGTCGGGGCACGGCCACCGTGTTCGCCGCCCAGGGCATGGCGGTGGCCGCCGTGTCCACCACGGTGCCCGCCGTGGAGGGCCGTCTGGGGCTGTCGTCCCTGGCGATGACCGCCCTCACGATCGCTCTGACCCTGGCCGCGGGCGCCGGCAGCTTCGCGGGTCTGGCCGCCGTACGCCGCTGGGGCCCCGTCGCCGTCATGCGCGCGGCGGTGCTGACCGCGGCCGCGACCCTGCTGTCCGTGGCATGGGCACCCGGCCGGGCCACCGCCGCGACGGCCTACGTCCTCTTCGGGCTCGCCCTGGGCGCCATCGACGTGTCCGTCAACACCCGCGCGGCCACCGTCGAACGCCACTACGGGCGCAGCATCCTCTCCTCCTTCTACGCCGCATGGAGCGCCGCGGGTGTCGCGGCCGCGCTGCTGACGGCGGGCCTCTCCCGGCTCGGCTGGCCCGTCCCGTACGTCCTGACCGCGCACGCCGCACTCGTGGCCCTCCTGGCGCTGACCGTCCGACCCCATGCCCTCGCGCCCACGCCCTCCTCGTCCAGCGCCCGACCGGCGCCGCACGACGAGGTCCCGGGGCGTCGGGTGTGGGCACGTCTCGTCCCCTTCGGCGTCGTCCTGCTCGTCGCCTACGTCGTCGACTCCACTGTCTCGGCCTGGTCGACGGCCTACCTTCACCAGACGCTCGGCGCGTCCCTGGCCGCCGCGCCGCTCGCGTACGCGGCCTACCAGACGGGCACGGTGACCGGCCGGGCGGGCGCCGACCTCATGGTGCGCCGGGTCGGGCCGGTGGCGGTGGTCCGCGCCGCGGCCCTGCTCGCGGCCGTCGCCCTGACCGGTCTGGCGGTGGCCCCGAGCTGGCCGTACGCGGTTGTCGCGGCATGCTGCGCGGGCCTCGGAGTCGCGGCGCTGACCCCGTTGTGCGTCGCCGCGGCCGGCCGGCTGCGACCCGGTGCCCCCGAGACGGTGCTGGCCCGGCTCAACGTCTTCAACTACGTCGGCGTACTCGTGGGAGCCGGCGCGAGCGGGGGGCTTGGGGCTACGGGCCACTTCCGCATCGCCTACGCGATACCCGCCGCCCTCGCCGTGACCCTGGTGCTCGCGGCGCGCTTCTTCCGCCCGACGGCACCCGAGCCGCCGCATGCGGGGACACCCCGCCGCCCGGACACCGCTCACGTCCTCTCCCCGTGA
- a CDS encoding flavin-containing monooxygenase, producing the protein MKESEFDTCVIGAGPAGLAVARALGERGLPYTHIERHTGPGGLWDIDNPGSPMYESAHFISSKTLSGFGGWPMPEHFADYPPRRQILSYLTSFADAYGLSERIQFGTAVRDVAKNVDGTWTVTRADGRTSRHAQVVVCTGSQWHPNIPEIPGDFSGEIRHTVGYRSSDELRGKRVLVVGAGNSGCDIACDAARAADHAEISMRRGYWFIPKHLFGRPVDTLEGVGPRMPKWLEQRLFGTLLRIINGDPTRLGLQKPDHKLFETHPTVNSMLLHHLQHGDITARPGVLRAEGRTVHFTDGSSNDFDLILLATGYVHKVPVAQAYFGDEQHPDLYLSSFSREHQGLFGVGFIETNSGAYQLFDAQAQLIAGFVQDSRQGLPNAERFAGMIRGDRPDLSGGLRFVDSPRHTGYVDSAAYTKYLTKVAAAMGWPTEGRPPALRTLRGKETVA; encoded by the coding sequence GTGAAGGAGTCCGAATTCGACACGTGTGTCATCGGGGCCGGACCCGCCGGGCTGGCGGTCGCACGGGCCCTCGGTGAGCGAGGGCTTCCCTACACGCACATCGAGCGGCACACCGGGCCGGGCGGCCTGTGGGACATCGACAACCCGGGCAGCCCGATGTACGAGTCGGCCCATTTCATCTCCAGCAAGACCCTCTCGGGCTTCGGCGGCTGGCCGATGCCCGAGCACTTCGCCGACTACCCGCCGCGGCGGCAGATCCTGTCGTATCTGACGTCGTTCGCCGACGCGTACGGCCTGTCGGAACGCATTCAGTTCGGCACCGCGGTGCGCGACGTGGCCAAGAACGTGGACGGCACCTGGACGGTCACCCGTGCCGACGGGCGTACCAGCCGGCACGCGCAGGTGGTGGTCTGCACCGGCTCGCAGTGGCACCCCAACATCCCCGAGATCCCGGGCGACTTCAGCGGCGAGATCCGGCACACGGTCGGCTACCGCAGCAGCGACGAACTGCGCGGCAAGCGGGTCCTGGTGGTCGGCGCGGGCAACTCCGGCTGCGACATCGCCTGCGACGCGGCCCGTGCCGCCGACCACGCGGAGATCAGCATGCGCCGCGGCTACTGGTTCATCCCCAAGCACCTGTTCGGCAGGCCCGTGGACACCCTCGAAGGCGTCGGTCCCCGGATGCCGAAGTGGCTGGAGCAGCGGCTGTTCGGCACGCTCCTGCGGATCATCAACGGCGACCCGACCCGCCTCGGCCTGCAGAAGCCGGACCACAAGCTCTTCGAGACCCACCCCACCGTCAACTCGATGCTCCTGCACCACCTGCAGCACGGCGACATCACCGCGCGGCCCGGCGTCCTGCGCGCCGAGGGCCGCACCGTCCACTTCACCGACGGCAGCAGCAACGACTTCGACCTGATCCTGCTGGCGACCGGCTATGTGCACAAAGTGCCGGTCGCGCAGGCCTACTTCGGCGACGAGCAGCACCCCGACCTGTACCTGTCGTCGTTCTCCCGTGAACACCAGGGGCTGTTCGGCGTCGGCTTCATCGAGACCAACTCCGGTGCCTACCAACTCTTCGACGCCCAGGCCCAGCTGATCGCCGGATTCGTCCAGGACAGCCGTCAGGGCCTGCCGAACGCCGAGCGGTTCGCCGGCATGATCCGCGGTGACCGCCCGGACCTGTCAGGCGGTCTGCGGTTCGTGGACTCCCCGCGCCACACCGGCTACGTCGACAGCGCCGCGTACACCAAGTACCTCACCAAGGTCGCCGCCGCCATGGGCTGGCCCACCGAGGGCCGCCCGCCGGCCCTGCGGACGCTCCGAGGCAAGGAGACGGTGGCATGA
- a CDS encoding SDR family NAD(P)-dependent oxidoreductase → MSGYDHTGKVMLVTGGAGGIGSALCRRFASGGAVCVVVDIDGERARRVADSLPGAGHLGLGCDLLDRAGVADLFEQVAAAFGRLDVLVNNVGMTSTERFDVRPVETIEREIDLNMISPLVATRLAVPLLKASADPRVVTTVSLAGIFPQGETPIYAASKFGLRGAMLSIALDLGTKGIRVGSVLPSATDTPMLRREAVDGGNSLQFQDPPQQPSDVVAAVVSLLDRPRLEAYPRVGESLLVRFSMLMPNLLPSLLPLFRKRGERGLARYLEDLRRRGLARQVDGRWELVTEA, encoded by the coding sequence ATGAGCGGCTACGACCACACCGGCAAGGTCATGCTGGTGACCGGCGGCGCGGGTGGCATCGGCAGCGCGCTGTGCCGGCGGTTCGCGAGCGGCGGCGCGGTGTGCGTCGTCGTCGACATCGACGGTGAGCGTGCGCGACGGGTCGCGGACAGCCTGCCCGGCGCGGGTCACCTGGGCCTCGGCTGCGACCTGCTGGACCGGGCCGGGGTCGCGGACCTCTTCGAACAGGTCGCCGCCGCCTTCGGCCGCCTCGACGTGCTGGTCAACAACGTCGGTATGACCAGCACCGAGCGGTTCGACGTGCGCCCGGTGGAGACCATCGAGCGGGAGATCGACCTCAACATGATCTCCCCGCTGGTGGCCACCAGGCTGGCAGTTCCCCTGCTGAAGGCCTCAGCCGACCCCCGTGTCGTCACCACGGTGTCGCTCGCCGGCATCTTCCCCCAGGGGGAGACCCCCATCTACGCGGCGTCGAAGTTCGGGCTGCGCGGCGCGATGCTGTCCATCGCCCTCGACCTGGGCACCAAGGGCATTCGCGTCGGCTCGGTGCTGCCGTCGGCCACCGACACCCCGATGCTGCGCCGGGAGGCCGTCGACGGCGGCAACTCCCTGCAGTTCCAGGACCCGCCCCAACAGCCGTCCGACGTCGTCGCCGCGGTGGTGAGCCTGCTCGACCGGCCCCGGCTCGAGGCGTACCCACGCGTCGGCGAATCGCTCCTGGTCCGCTTCTCCATGCTGATGCCGAATCTCCTCCCCAGCCTTCTCCCGCTCTTCCGCAAGCGCGGCGAACGCGGCCTGGCCCGGTACCTGGAGGACCTGCGGCGCAGAGGACTGGCCCGACAGGTCGACGGCCGCTGGGAACTCGTGACGGAGGCATGA
- a CDS encoding aldehyde dehydrogenase family protein, which translates to MTTEANDRLLRVVNPATGETLDTLPAATAREVDTAVDQAHRVFDSGVWAARPPRERAAVLLRLAELMERDAEILARLDCEDAGKPITECRTGDVPGAIESIRWFAEAADKVFGRTAPTGHDHLGLMSREPVGAVAAVLPWNYPLAMAAWKIGPALTAGNSLLLKPAEATPRSALHVARLATEAGLPDGTLAVLPGYGAEAGRALARHPRIGALSFTGSTATGRRILADAAETNFKRVSLEMGGKSPQVLMPDALDFGADLIDDMIEAAFLTMGQNCTAGSRILVHEDIAAQVVARFTAAAGALVIGDPAKPDTRTGPLISTAARDRVSRAVDEAVAAGAVAHTAGLPTGLHPHGAYYPPTVVVGAPDGSRVLTEELFGPVVTVQTFASEQEAIRTANATPYGLAASLWTHDLDAAFRLARGIQAGVVSVNSYSEGDITAPFGGWKQSGFGGAERSTDAFAQWTRQKTIWIRTR; encoded by the coding sequence ATGACCACGGAAGCGAACGACCGCCTGCTCCGGGTCGTCAACCCGGCCACCGGGGAGACCCTCGACACCCTGCCCGCCGCCACCGCGCGTGAGGTGGACACGGCCGTGGACCAGGCGCACCGCGTCTTCGACAGCGGGGTGTGGGCGGCCCGGCCGCCCCGGGAGCGGGCCGCGGTCCTGCTGCGCCTCGCCGAACTGATGGAACGCGACGCCGAGATCCTGGCCCGCCTGGACTGCGAGGACGCGGGCAAACCCATCACGGAGTGCCGTACCGGCGATGTGCCGGGCGCGATCGAGTCGATCCGCTGGTTCGCGGAGGCGGCCGACAAGGTCTTCGGCCGCACCGCCCCCACCGGCCACGACCACCTGGGGCTGATGAGCCGGGAACCCGTCGGAGCGGTCGCCGCCGTCCTGCCCTGGAACTATCCGCTCGCCATGGCCGCCTGGAAGATCGGCCCCGCCCTCACCGCGGGCAACAGCCTGCTGCTCAAGCCCGCCGAGGCGACCCCGCGCTCGGCCCTCCACGTGGCCCGGCTGGCGACGGAGGCGGGACTGCCGGACGGCACCCTCGCCGTGCTGCCCGGCTACGGCGCGGAAGCCGGCCGGGCGCTCGCCCGCCACCCCCGGATCGGCGCGCTGTCGTTCACCGGCTCGACGGCGACCGGACGGCGGATCCTGGCCGACGCCGCGGAGACCAACTTCAAGCGGGTCTCCCTGGAGATGGGCGGCAAGAGCCCCCAGGTGCTGATGCCGGACGCGCTCGACTTCGGCGCCGACCTCATCGACGACATGATCGAGGCCGCGTTCCTGACGATGGGCCAGAACTGCACGGCCGGCTCCCGGATCCTGGTCCACGAGGACATCGCCGCCCAGGTCGTCGCCCGGTTCACGGCCGCCGCCGGAGCCCTGGTCATCGGCGACCCGGCCAAGCCGGACACCCGTACGGGACCCCTGATCAGCACCGCGGCGCGAGACCGGGTCTCCCGCGCCGTGGACGAGGCGGTCGCCGCCGGAGCCGTGGCCCACACCGCCGGGCTGCCGACGGGCCTGCACCCCCACGGGGCCTACTACCCGCCCACCGTCGTCGTCGGCGCCCCCGACGGCAGCCGGGTCCTCACCGAGGAACTGTTCGGCCCCGTGGTCACCGTCCAGACCTTCGCCTCCGAGCAGGAGGCGATCCGGACGGCGAACGCCACCCCTTACGGCCTCGCCGCGTCCCTGTGGACCCACGACCTCGACGCCGCCTTCCGCCTCGCCCGCGGCATCCAGGCCGGAGTGGTCTCCGTCAACTCCTACAGCGAGGGCGACATCACCGCCCCCTTCGGTGGCTGGAAACAGTCAGGATTCGGCGGGGCGGAGCGGTCCACCGACGCCTTCGCGCAGTGGACCAGGCAGAAGACCATCTGGATCCGTACCCGCTAG
- a CDS encoding AraC family transcriptional regulator — MTEATRPDSGTTRSTSATISPNILRYLRQITEEYGVDLQPELDQVGLTETLMGSAALRVSYRQGSAVIRRAVELTGDENLGLRVGAAQHLTAWGLVGFAMLASDTLQAAIEAGVRFQNVSGAMTVWSAGREGSDYVVRADLPDPVIDPDVAVFLVEEAFSSVVTLGRLAADAGLAPQEVHFAFAAPRDVQPFRDLFRCPLRFGASRNRLVVPPAWINRPMPGRDPVTCASTLELLEGQMASRRRQQDLLEILEISVAQSLPVVPSFSEQARRHASSERTLRRRLADCGTSYEAIVEGVRRERVELLLHRPHLTLREVARQAGFSDERALRRAVRRWHGMAPLKLREGFSSESTGTTPGQDRGEPGDQLYPDL; from the coding sequence ATGACCGAGGCAACCCGTCCGGACAGCGGCACCACCCGCAGCACGTCGGCGACGATCTCCCCGAACATTCTGCGCTACCTGCGCCAGATCACCGAGGAGTACGGAGTCGACCTCCAGCCGGAACTGGACCAGGTCGGTCTCACCGAGACCCTGATGGGCTCGGCGGCCCTTCGCGTCTCCTACCGCCAGGGCAGTGCCGTCATCCGGCGCGCTGTCGAACTCACCGGGGACGAGAACCTGGGCCTGCGGGTCGGAGCAGCGCAGCACCTCACCGCCTGGGGACTGGTCGGCTTCGCCATGCTCGCCAGCGACACCCTCCAGGCCGCCATCGAGGCGGGGGTGCGCTTCCAGAACGTGTCCGGGGCGATGACCGTCTGGTCGGCGGGCCGGGAGGGCTCCGACTACGTGGTCCGAGCCGACCTCCCGGACCCGGTGATCGACCCGGACGTCGCCGTCTTCCTGGTCGAGGAGGCGTTCTCGAGCGTCGTCACCCTGGGCCGCCTCGCCGCCGATGCAGGCCTCGCACCTCAGGAGGTCCACTTCGCCTTCGCCGCCCCGCGCGACGTCCAGCCCTTCCGCGACCTCTTCCGCTGTCCCCTGCGCTTCGGTGCCTCCCGCAACCGGCTGGTGGTACCGCCGGCCTGGATCAACCGGCCGATGCCGGGCCGCGATCCGGTCACCTGCGCCTCGACCCTCGAACTCCTCGAAGGGCAGATGGCCTCCCGCCGTCGTCAGCAGGACCTGCTGGAAATCCTGGAGATCTCCGTCGCGCAGAGCCTCCCGGTCGTCCCCTCCTTCTCCGAGCAGGCCCGCAGACACGCGTCGAGCGAGCGGACGCTGCGCCGCCGCCTGGCCGACTGCGGCACCTCCTACGAGGCGATCGTCGAGGGCGTCCGCCGTGAGCGCGTCGAACTGCTCCTGCACCGCCCCCACCTCACCCTCCGCGAGGTGGCCCGCCAGGCGGGCTTCTCCGACGAACGCGCCCTGCGCCGAGCCGTCCGCCGCTGGCACGGCATGGCACCGCTGAAACTGCGCGAGGGCTTCTCTTCGGAGTCGACGGGAACAACGCCGGGTCAGGACCGCGGGGAACCAGGCGACCAGCTGTACCCGGACCTGTAG
- a CDS encoding SDR family oxidoreductase codes for MSQVLVTGGTGFIGSWCIQALLEAGHTVRTTVRDLQREPALRSWLHAATPFDDDRLTVVRADLEQPEGWDAAVADCEFVLHVASPTLRHTPANDDDLVVPAREGALRVLRAARDAGVRRAVLTSAFGAIGIGHPPRSTPFTEEDWTNVDSDIPPYQRSKTLAERAAWQFIQDEGGALELAAVHPVGVLGPLLGPDDPPSLRLVRRMLEGQVPACPPFGMGFVDVRDVADLHLRAMTDPAAAGERFLAIAGHSLRVIDIARILHDRLGERAAKAPTRELPLWVARALGLVNPELRLLRHQLGRDLDATSTKAEKLLGWRARPIADTIEDTAESLLAHGIGARTGS; via the coding sequence ATGTCACAGGTACTGGTCACCGGAGGAACCGGCTTCATCGGAAGCTGGTGCATCCAGGCTCTGCTGGAGGCCGGGCACACCGTCCGCACCACGGTCCGCGACCTGCAACGCGAGCCGGCACTGCGGTCCTGGCTGCACGCGGCCACACCGTTCGACGACGACCGGCTCACCGTCGTACGCGCCGATCTCGAACAGCCCGAGGGCTGGGATGCCGCCGTCGCCGACTGCGAGTTCGTCCTGCACGTCGCCTCGCCGACCCTGCGCCACACGCCGGCCAACGACGACGACCTGGTGGTCCCGGCGCGCGAGGGCGCCCTGCGCGTGCTGCGCGCCGCCCGGGACGCCGGTGTCCGCCGGGCCGTCCTGACCAGCGCCTTCGGCGCCATCGGGATCGGACACCCGCCGCGCTCGACCCCGTTCACCGAGGAGGACTGGACCAACGTCGACAGCGACATCCCGCCCTATCAGCGCTCCAAGACACTCGCCGAACGCGCCGCCTGGCAGTTCATCCAGGACGAAGGCGGCGCCCTGGAACTGGCAGCGGTCCACCCCGTAGGAGTCCTTGGCCCGCTGCTCGGCCCGGACGACCCGCCCTCCCTGCGTCTCGTCCGCAGAATGCTCGAAGGACAGGTTCCCGCGTGCCCGCCCTTCGGGATGGGTTTCGTCGACGTCCGCGACGTCGCGGATCTGCACCTGCGCGCGATGACCGATCCGGCGGCCGCCGGCGAACGCTTCCTGGCCATCGCCGGGCACAGCCTGCGCGTCATCGACATCGCCCGCATCCTGCACGACCGCCTCGGTGAACGCGCCGCGAAAGCACCCACCCGTGAACTGCCGCTCTGGGTCGCCCGCGCACTGGGCCTCGTGAACCCGGAACTGCGCCTGCTCAGGCACCAGCTCGGCCGGGACCTCGATGCCACCAGCACCAAGGCGGAGAAGCTCCTCGGATGGCGAGCGCGCCCCATCGCCGACACCATCGAGGACACCGCCGAGAGCCTCCTCGCCCACGGCATCGGGGCAAGGACGGGATCGTAG